A stretch of the Malus domestica chromosome 08, GDT2T_hap1 genome encodes the following:
- the LOC139198136 gene encoding putative protein phosphatase 2C 50 gives MAYGIGMHRGFCEEGLKHIARYVESVEVSVKKVAFVENLNSGSTTTIILLLDGQILVTNIGDSKAFFCSENFQIPAEAKGIFLSFFGVKELTRDHHPDRDDEKLRVESAGGNVFEWAGVPRVNGQLAVTRSIGELLFTVINFGVVSEPKLTDWQPLTVNDTYLVAICDGVFEKQSLQDVCDLLWEARSHHPTKLELSSAGSNSLADRIVSTAFERGSMDNMAAVVVPLASSGFSQPEPLIRVFSFAACSRQEFSSGTFPGR, from the exons ATGGCATATGGAATAGGAATGCATAGAGGTTTTTGTGAAGAAGGTTTGAAACATATTGCAAGATATGTAGAGTCGGTAGAGGTTTCtgtgaagaag GTTGCGTTTGTGGAGAATCTAAATTCCGGTTCTACCACCACGATTATATTACTTTTGGATGGTCAAATCTTAGTTACCAATATTGGAGACTCAAAGGCCTTTTTCTGCtcggaaaattttcaaattcctGCAGAGGCTAaaggtatttttctttcttttttcggtGTAAAG GAATTGACAAGAGATCATCATCCAGACAGAGACGATGAAAAACTTAGGGTGGAAAGTGCTGGTGGAAATGTTTTTGAATGGGCTGGTGTGCCTCGAGTAAATGGTCAGCTGGCTGTTACCCGATCTATTGGCGAA TTGCTCTTTACTGTCATCAATTTTGGTGTTGTATCAGAACCAAAGTTGACAGATTGGCAACCCCTGACTGTAAATGATACATATCTCGTGGCTATATGTGACGGAGTTTTTGAGAAGCAGAGCTTGCAGGATGTTTGCGATCTTTTGTGGGAAGCACGAAGTCATCATCCTACGAAATTGGAGCTCTCTTCGGCAGGTTCAAACTCATTAGCTGACCGCATTGTAAGTACTGCATTTGAAAGGGGAAGCATGGATAATATGGCAGCTGTTGTAGTTCCATTGGCATCTTCTGGTTTTTCTCAACCGGAGCCATTGATACGTGTTTTCTCATTTGCAGCttgttcgcgtcaggaattttcGTCGGGGACGTTTCCTGGTCgatga